A genomic stretch from Hydrogenimonas urashimensis includes:
- a CDS encoding efflux RND transporter permease subunit: MTRMRFIEYFLTNKRLNHVLLLFILIAGINAYRDIPKELFPDVTLDMIDISGGYPGSSAKILDKMAVRDIEDAIEGISGIETTETIIVPGRFDIIVTLADGADAIDVLNKVKDAIAASRQYLPADMVEPVATLLTRKRDLLSLSLASKTLDRKRLIDVAKRVKRTIMHTEGIAEVRIYGDSDEEILVKIDSDAVAAYGISPKSLLGAISHLSYIYPVGNIEEPGNYVFLSTVHGKKDPKAWEDARLTVDGKTVRLGEVAKVTRRLAQSATLSSFNTLDNVTLKIYKASQGDAIALSKTLRKLVERLKKRYPEVVFDIYHDSSIPIKKRLDVIVSNIMFGLILIFVTMTLLVNFRIAAIVTMGIPFSFAIGLLFIYYTGYTINIVSLLGALIVIGIVVDDAVVVAENIQRYIDEGMERHLAVLRGVREMILPVTLATVTTVVAFLPLFLLSGEISHFIILIPIVVIMVLLGSLIESFLFLPLHAKEFLRQGGSVVDWRPLQKRYERSLIFIVRHKKLFLALFIVGIPLATFLMIKQIHFQFFPSFDSRFIYVTGRTDLNTPIEKTHAVAKEIEAVLLKHRKELGLKSVSAVAGSRTTMGGENEKDNGSFYVTLELYDLVDTDWINRYLNPILNLSFDFNDPEKRRRLTTYELAGKIEMIIAPFRERYHLEELGVRQRHIGVIRNDIKINFSGSDDETIVEAMERVKKALAAVPGVRGVSDNLQYGKMEWQIRVNDYGESLGLTEGDVARLLSGYFLTRRQAMTFGKEGVVEIRTEETYKDDLKRLEDFDYPLPNGRYVKLKEIADFVKSRDFMQIKKRDAEVVKTVFATIDKQKTTANDVLDAIVPLLESVKAEGVKIHLMGEKEKNRQLAKEMKHATVVALFLILIALLLIFSKIKYALMVMSVIPFSILGALAGHLLLGINLSMPSVIGILGLAGVVVNDGIIMLDFLHGTHDAGTFFNKAVLRLRPILITSITTFLGLFTLIFFATGQAVILQPIAVAIGFGLIWGTMLNLFYLPTLYAVVNRIEMGR, encoded by the coding sequence ATGACACGGATGCGGTTCATCGAATATTTTCTCACCAACAAGCGGCTCAACCATGTGCTGCTGCTTTTCATCCTGATCGCAGGCATCAACGCCTACCGCGATATTCCCAAAGAACTCTTTCCCGATGTCACGCTCGACATGATCGACATCTCCGGAGGCTACCCGGGCTCCAGCGCCAAAATACTCGACAAGATGGCGGTGCGGGATATCGAAGACGCCATCGAGGGGATCAGCGGCATCGAAACCACCGAGACCATCATCGTCCCCGGACGCTTCGATATCATCGTCACTCTCGCAGACGGCGCGGACGCCATCGACGTGCTGAACAAGGTCAAAGACGCCATCGCGGCGAGCCGGCAGTACCTTCCGGCCGACATGGTGGAGCCGGTGGCGACGCTGCTGACGCGCAAGCGGGACCTTCTTTCCCTTTCGCTCGCTTCCAAAACGCTGGACCGCAAGCGGCTCATCGACGTGGCCAAGCGCGTCAAACGCACAATCATGCACACCGAGGGGATCGCCGAAGTGAGAATCTACGGCGACTCCGACGAGGAGATTCTCGTCAAAATCGACTCCGACGCGGTGGCGGCCTACGGCATCAGCCCAAAATCGCTGCTTGGTGCCATCTCCCATCTCTCCTATATCTATCCGGTCGGAAACATCGAAGAGCCGGGCAACTATGTTTTTCTATCGACGGTCCACGGAAAAAAGGATCCCAAGGCGTGGGAGGATGCCCGCCTTACTGTCGACGGAAAAACGGTGCGGCTGGGGGAGGTGGCGAAAGTGACGCGGCGACTGGCCCAAAGCGCCACGCTCTCCTCCTTCAACACGCTCGACAATGTGACGCTGAAAATCTACAAAGCCTCGCAAGGCGATGCCATCGCCCTCTCCAAAACGCTGCGAAAACTTGTCGAAAGGCTGAAAAAGAGGTACCCCGAGGTGGTGTTCGACATCTATCACGACTCCTCGATACCGATCAAAAAGCGCCTGGATGTCATCGTCTCCAACATCATGTTCGGCCTGATACTCATATTCGTCACGATGACGCTGCTGGTCAATTTCCGAATCGCCGCCATCGTGACGATGGGGATTCCCTTCTCCTTTGCCATCGGCCTGCTCTTCATCTACTACACCGGATATACGATCAACATCGTTTCCCTGCTGGGCGCTCTGATCGTCATCGGCATCGTCGTCGACGACGCGGTGGTGGTGGCCGAGAATATCCAACGCTATATCGACGAGGGGATGGAACGCCATCTTGCCGTTTTGCGCGGCGTGCGGGAGATGATTCTTCCCGTGACACTGGCGACGGTAACGACGGTGGTCGCCTTTTTGCCCCTTTTCCTTCTTTCCGGAGAGATTTCCCATTTCATCATCCTGATTCCGATCGTCGTCATCATGGTGCTGCTCGGGTCGCTGATCGAAAGTTTCCTCTTCCTTCCCCTTCATGCCAAAGAGTTTTTGAGACAGGGCGGAAGCGTCGTGGACTGGAGACCTCTGCAGAAGAGATACGAACGGTCGCTCATATTCATTGTCCGACACAAAAAGCTCTTTTTGGCACTCTTCATCGTCGGTATTCCGCTGGCAACGTTTCTGATGATCAAACAGATCCATTTCCAGTTTTTTCCATCCTTCGACAGCCGTTTCATCTACGTGACGGGACGGACCGATCTCAATACGCCGATCGAAAAGACCCACGCGGTGGCCAAAGAGATCGAGGCGGTGCTGCTGAAGCACAGGAAGGAACTGGGCCTCAAATCGGTTTCCGCGGTGGCCGGATCACGGACCACGATGGGAGGAGAGAACGAAAAGGACAACGGCTCTTTCTACGTGACGCTTGAGCTTTACGATCTTGTCGATACCGACTGGATCAACCGTTACCTCAACCCCATTTTGAATCTCTCTTTCGATTTCAACGACCCCGAGAAACGGCGGCGGCTCACAACCTACGAACTGGCCGGAAAGATCGAAATGATCATCGCCCCATTCAGGGAAAGGTACCATCTCGAGGAGCTCGGGGTCAGGCAGCGTCATATCGGCGTTATCCGCAACGATATCAAGATCAATTTCTCCGGAAGTGACGACGAAACGATCGTCGAAGCGATGGAGCGTGTCAAAAAGGCGCTCGCCGCGGTGCCCGGCGTGAGGGGGGTGAGCGACAATCTTCAGTACGGAAAGATGGAGTGGCAGATACGCGTCAACGACTACGGGGAGAGTCTGGGGCTGACGGAAGGCGACGTGGCGCGTCTGCTTTCTGGCTATTTTCTTACACGGCGCCAGGCGATGACTTTCGGCAAAGAAGGGGTGGTGGAAATTCGTACCGAAGAGACGTACAAAGACGATCTGAAACGGCTGGAGGATTTCGACTATCCCCTTCCCAATGGGCGATACGTAAAACTCAAAGAGATCGCCGACTTCGTCAAGTCACGGGATTTTATGCAGATAAAAAAACGGGATGCGGAGGTGGTCAAAACGGTCTTCGCCACGATCGACAAACAAAAAACGACGGCCAACGACGTTCTCGACGCCATTGTGCCGCTGCTAGAAAGTGTCAAAGCCGAAGGTGTTAAAATCCACCTGATGGGGGAGAAAGAGAAAAACAGGCAGCTCGCCAAAGAGATGAAACATGCCACCGTGGTGGCACTCTTTCTGATTCTGATCGCCCTGCTGCTTATTTTCTCGAAAATCAAATACGCTCTGATGGTCATGTCGGTCATTCCTTTTTCGATTCTGGGCGCTTTGGCCGGACACCTGCTGCTGGGAATCAACCTCTCGATGCCTTCCGTCATCGGCATCCTCGGACTCGCCGGGGTCGTTGTCAACGACGGCATCATCATGCTCGATTTTCTCCACGGCACCCACGATGCGGGAACCTTTTTTAACAAGGCGGTGCTGCGCCTGCGTCCCATCCTCATCACTTCCATCACCACTTTTCTCGGGCTCTTCACCCTGATCTTTTTCGCGACGGGGCAGGCGGTCATTCTCCAGCCGATCGCCGTGGCGATCGGTTTCGGCCTCATCTGGGGCACGATGCTCAACCTTTTCTACCTGCCCACGCTCTATGCGGTAGTCAATCGTATTGAAATGGGACGATAA
- a CDS encoding CvfB family protein has product MNAYLELGTVNRLKIARETDYGLVLASTEAKEVLLPKRYILPSMKIGDTIDVFVYTDSEDRIVATTQQPEAMLGEVALMEVVDVTSHGAYLHWGLPKDLFVPKMFQRMPMRKGDRRIVRVAYDEKTHRLVGTEIFDRQLKRAGRNDLKRNQAVEILVYAKTDLGYKAVVEKRYDGLVFHSDIFEPMKIKETKTAYIKQIRDDGKIDLLLRPIGKKSDDIAADKIVAFLDNQRGMMPLNYKSDPERIKALLGLSRKNFKRALTKLLEQGKIEVKENGTYLKAKQRKREVKP; this is encoded by the coding sequence ATGAACGCATATCTTGAACTTGGCACCGTCAACCGCCTGAAAATCGCCAGAGAGACCGATTACGGTCTTGTTCTCGCCAGCACCGAGGCCAAAGAGGTGCTGCTTCCGAAACGCTACATACTCCCTTCGATGAAAATCGGCGACACTATCGACGTTTTCGTCTACACCGACAGTGAAGACCGCATCGTCGCGACAACGCAACAGCCCGAAGCGATGCTGGGGGAGGTGGCGCTCATGGAGGTGGTCGATGTGACATCCCATGGCGCCTATCTGCATTGGGGGCTTCCCAAAGACCTCTTTGTGCCGAAGATGTTTCAGCGCATGCCGATGCGCAAAGGGGACCGCCGGATTGTCCGGGTCGCCTACGACGAAAAGACCCATCGCCTCGTGGGTACCGAAATTTTCGACCGGCAGCTGAAAAGAGCAGGACGCAACGATCTCAAACGCAACCAGGCGGTGGAGATTCTCGTCTACGCCAAAACCGACCTTGGGTACAAAGCGGTGGTCGAAAAACGGTACGACGGCCTGGTGTTCCACTCCGACATTTTCGAACCGATGAAGATCAAAGAGACCAAAACCGCCTATATCAAACAGATCCGCGACGACGGCAAGATCGATCTGCTTCTGCGCCCCATCGGCAAAAAGAGCGATGATATCGCCGCGGACAAAATTGTCGCCTTTCTCGACAACCAACGGGGAATGATGCCCCTGAACTACAAGAGCGATCCGGAACGGATCAAGGCACTGCTCGGGCTCAGCCGGAAAAATTTCAAACGGGCGTTGACGAAACTGCTGGAACAGGGCAAAATCGAGGTGAAAGAGAACGGAACCTATCTGAAAGCAAAACAGAGAAAGCGAGAAGTGAAACCTTGA
- a CDS encoding histidinol-phosphatase, whose translation MTVDLHNHTSRCNHAEGSIDDYIEKAIAEKIDIFGFSDHAPMDFDPRYRMGFEEMRAYENDVRKARQKYAGRIDIRLGYEVDWLPGHMDERVLKADVDYLIGSVHFIDRWGFDNPEFIGRYEGADIDTIWQDYFDLVEAMAQKGCFDIVGHLDLIKVFKYVPKTDVRLIAERAMDAIKKADMVIEINAAGYRKPIGEAYPSRELLIMAYERDIPITFGSDAHKPEQVGFMKEEIHKLARSIGYTRAAHFRNRDRAFVDF comes from the coding sequence TTGACGGTAGATTTACACAACCATACGAGCCGCTGCAATCATGCGGAAGGATCGATCGACGACTATATCGAAAAAGCGATCGCGGAAAAGATCGATATTTTCGGTTTCTCCGACCACGCCCCGATGGATTTCGACCCCCGCTACCGGATGGGGTTTGAAGAGATGCGTGCCTATGAAAACGATGTCAGAAAGGCCAGGCAAAAGTATGCCGGACGCATTGACATCCGCCTCGGCTACGAAGTGGACTGGCTGCCGGGCCACATGGATGAGCGGGTACTGAAGGCCGATGTCGACTACCTGATCGGTTCGGTTCACTTCATCGACAGGTGGGGATTTGACAATCCCGAATTTATCGGCAGATACGAAGGGGCCGACATCGACACTATCTGGCAGGACTATTTCGATCTCGTCGAAGCGATGGCCCAAAAGGGGTGCTTCGATATCGTCGGCCACCTCGATCTGATCAAAGTTTTCAAATATGTCCCCAAAACCGATGTCCGCCTGATCGCGGAAAGGGCGATGGATGCCATCAAAAAAGCGGATATGGTCATCGAGATCAATGCAGCAGGATACCGTAAACCGATCGGAGAGGCTTACCCCAGCCGTGAACTGCTGATCATGGCTTACGAGCGGGATATCCCCATCACCTTCGGTTCGGATGCCCACAAACCGGAGCAGGTGGGTTTCATGAAAGAGGAGATTCACAAACTGGCCCGATCCATCGGTTACACCCGTGCCGCCCACTTCAGAAACCGCGACAGGGCGTTTGTCGACTTTTAG
- the glnA gene encoding type I glutamate--ammonia ligase, whose protein sequence is MGKFVNNVDEFFRFCADNDVKFVDLRFTDIKGAWHHLTYLLSALDKDMLSNGLPFDGSSIEAWQPINKSDMILKPDIETAFLDPFTADPTIIIFCDVFDIYKGQLYEKCPRSIAKKALKYLEESGVGDVAYFGPENEFFIFDDVQIKDEINESFYRVDSEEGEWNDPSRNDDFGNIGHRPRTKGGYFPVAPTDSMVDLRAEMMQVLEEVGLEVVLGHHEVAQAQGEIGVKFGSLVEAADNVQKYKYVVRMVAHLNGKTATFMPKPLFGDNGNGMHVHQSIWKDGKNLFYKEGEYGNLSDTARWYMGGVLKHAQAVAAFTNATTNSYKRLIPGFEAPSILTYSSQNRSASIRIPYGASEKAVRIETRFPDSSSCPYLAFTALLLAGIDGIKNQYEPVGPMDIDLFELSLDEIREKGIQQMPHTLREAIEALLTDNEFLKPVMTDDFIETFKNYKFETQIWPDEARPTAFEFKTTYSC, encoded by the coding sequence ATGGGCAAATTTGTCAACAATGTCGACGAGTTCTTCAGATTTTGTGCGGATAACGATGTCAAATTCGTAGATCTGCGCTTCACGGACATCAAAGGTGCATGGCACCACCTGACCTACCTTCTGAGTGCTCTTGACAAAGATATGCTGAGTAACGGACTTCCCTTCGACGGCAGTTCCATCGAAGCGTGGCAACCGATCAACAAATCGGACATGATCCTCAAGCCCGATATCGAAACGGCATTCCTCGATCCCTTTACGGCCGATCCGACCATAATCATCTTCTGTGACGTTTTCGATATCTACAAAGGCCAGCTTTACGAAAAATGTCCCCGATCCATCGCGAAAAAGGCGCTCAAATATCTCGAAGAGTCCGGCGTGGGCGATGTGGCATACTTCGGCCCGGAAAACGAATTCTTCATTTTCGACGATGTCCAGATCAAAGACGAGATCAACGAGTCCTTCTACCGTGTCGACAGCGAAGAGGGCGAATGGAACGACCCGAGCCGCAACGACGATTTCGGCAACATCGGCCACCGCCCCCGCACCAAAGGCGGATACTTCCCCGTCGCACCGACAGACAGCATGGTCGACCTTCGCGCCGAAATGATGCAGGTGCTCGAAGAGGTCGGACTGGAAGTGGTTCTCGGACACCACGAAGTGGCGCAGGCCCAGGGAGAAATCGGCGTCAAGTTCGGATCACTCGTCGAAGCGGCCGACAATGTCCAAAAATACAAGTACGTCGTGCGCATGGTTGCCCATCTCAACGGCAAAACGGCGACCTTCATGCCCAAACCGCTCTTCGGCGACAACGGCAACGGAATGCACGTCCACCAATCCATCTGGAAGGACGGCAAAAACCTCTTCTACAAAGAGGGAGAGTACGGCAACCTCAGCGACACGGCTCGCTGGTACATGGGCGGCGTTTTGAAGCATGCCCAGGCGGTCGCGGCTTTCACCAACGCGACAACCAACAGCTACAAGCGCCTGATTCCGGGTTTCGAAGCTCCGAGTATCCTGACCTACTCCAGCCAGAACCGCTCCGCTTCCATCCGTATTCCCTACGGTGCCAGCGAAAAGGCGGTACGCATCGAAACACGTTTCCCCGACAGCTCCTCCTGTCCCTATCTCGCTTTCACGGCACTGCTGCTTGCCGGAATCGACGGTATCAAAAACCAGTACGAACCGGTCGGGCCGATGGATATCGACCTCTTCGAGCTTTCACTCGATGAAATCCGCGAAAAAGGTATCCAGCAGATGCCCCATACACTCCGCGAGGCGATCGAAGCGCTGCTTACGGATAACGAGTTCCTCAAGCCCGTCATGACCGACGATTTCATCGAAACCTTCAAAAACTACAAATTCGAAACGCAGATCTGGCCCGACGAGGCACGGCCGACCGCATTCGAATTCAAAACCACATACTCCTGCTGA
- a CDS encoding response regulator → MINILMIEDDVDISSLLTKFLAQYGMKVESVETPKAALNALELDHYDLIILDLTLPQMDGLELCKLIRKDYDIPIIISSARSDLTDKIIGLEYGADDYLPKPYEPRELVARIQTVLRRYRPTLQAESSDFELNEGKMQILFKGNKLDLTTAEYEILRLFLLNPGTILTRDYLANNAESISWESSERTIDVIISRIRSKLGDNPKQPRYIHSIRGAGYKFTP, encoded by the coding sequence ATGATCAATATACTCATGATAGAAGACGATGTCGACATAAGCTCGCTTTTGACCAAATTTCTGGCACAGTACGGCATGAAGGTCGAGAGTGTCGAAACGCCGAAAGCGGCGCTGAACGCCCTGGAACTCGACCATTACGATCTCATCATTCTCGATCTCACCCTTCCCCAGATGGATGGCCTGGAGCTTTGCAAACTGATCCGAAAAGATTACGATATCCCCATCATCATTTCCAGCGCCCGAAGCGATCTGACCGACAAGATCATAGGTCTCGAATACGGCGCGGACGACTATCTTCCCAAACCCTACGAGCCGAGGGAACTGGTGGCGCGCATCCAGACGGTCCTGCGCCGATACCGCCCTACCCTTCAGGCCGAAAGCAGCGATTTCGAACTGAACGAAGGAAAAATGCAGATCCTTTTCAAAGGGAACAAACTCGACTTGACGACGGCGGAGTACGAGATACTGCGCCTCTTTCTGCTCAATCCCGGCACCATTTTGACCCGCGATTACCTGGCCAACAATGCCGAATCGATCTCATGGGAGAGCAGTGAAAGGACCATCGACGTCATCATCAGCCGTATCCGCAGCAAACTCGGCGATAATCCCAAACAACCCCGCTATATCCACTCCATCCGCGGAGCCGGATACAAATTCACGCCGTGA
- a CDS encoding ArsS family sensor histidine kinase, translating to MNRHSLFFKLNLFFLFTVAALIAFFVMTVREFEAQELHLIEKKVLHDEAEIRKIILEEVGDPEKRFKARGYRVIEYPETIKSDLKQIFRHPPSSFPLIVSERILDGRLKIYRDSDNLYFELIGPDHSTMIASPMDVYRPKWIPFLFGSMMAILILLYWTMLRSLKPLKTLAEQIRRFGEGNMDVSTKSEKRDEIAFVANQFDAAAKKIRAMKEARTLFMRNIMHELKTPITKGKLSVALMNGGEEEEVLRRAFERMEQLIQEMAEVEMITSQSLDLNPDVCDLKTMVNDVSTLLFIENDRRVQFVCHPCKVIADCKTLTIVIKNLIDNGLKYSPDNSVEICCKKGVIQVINKGEPLPKNFEEIIEPFAKGEPNHSEDSFGLGLYIVKSILDAHGAELDYRYEGGRHIFSIRGLKPAK from the coding sequence GTGAACCGACACTCCCTCTTTTTCAAACTCAACCTCTTTTTTCTCTTCACCGTCGCGGCGCTGATCGCTTTTTTTGTCATGACGGTACGGGAGTTCGAAGCGCAAGAGCTCCATCTCATCGAAAAAAAGGTGCTTCACGACGAAGCGGAGATCAGAAAAATCATCCTCGAGGAGGTGGGCGATCCGGAAAAAAGGTTCAAAGCACGCGGCTACCGGGTCATCGAATATCCCGAAACCATCAAATCCGATCTCAAGCAGATATTCCGGCATCCGCCCAGCTCCTTTCCTCTGATCGTCTCGGAGCGGATACTCGACGGCCGGCTCAAAATCTACCGTGACAGCGACAATCTCTACTTCGAGCTCATCGGCCCCGACCACTCCACGATGATCGCCTCGCCCATGGATGTCTACCGCCCCAAATGGATTCCCTTCCTTTTCGGGAGCATGATGGCCATTCTGATCCTACTATACTGGACGATGCTGCGCAGCCTCAAGCCGCTCAAAACTCTGGCCGAACAGATCCGCCGTTTCGGCGAAGGGAATATGGATGTCTCGACCAAATCGGAGAAGCGGGACGAAATCGCCTTCGTCGCCAACCAGTTCGATGCCGCCGCCAAAAAGATCCGGGCGATGAAAGAGGCAAGAACACTCTTTATGCGCAATATCATGCACGAACTCAAAACCCCCATCACGAAAGGGAAACTGAGTGTCGCACTGATGAACGGGGGAGAGGAGGAAGAGGTGCTTCGCCGCGCATTCGAACGGATGGAGCAGCTGATTCAGGAGATGGCGGAAGTGGAGATGATCACCTCCCAATCTCTCGATCTCAATCCCGATGTCTGCGATCTCAAAACGATGGTCAACGACGTCTCGACGCTCCTTTTCATCGAGAACGACCGGCGGGTGCAATTCGTATGTCACCCCTGCAAAGTGATCGCGGACTGCAAAACGCTTACCATCGTCATCAAAAACCTCATCGACAACGGGCTGAAATATTCACCCGACAATTCGGTGGAGATCTGCTGCAAAAAGGGAGTCATTCAGGTGATCAACAAAGGGGAACCCCTTCCCAAGAATTTCGAAGAGATCATTGAACCTTTCGCGAAAGGGGAGCCCAACCATTCGGAAGACAGTTTCGGGCTAGGTCTTTATATCGTCAAATCGATTCTCGACGCCCACGGTGCCGAACTGGACTACCGGTATGAAGGCGGGCGCCACATCTTCTCCATTCGCGGGCTGAAACCCGCCAAATGA
- the htpG gene encoding molecular chaperone HtpG: MSKHEFQTEVNQLLHLMIHSLYSNKEIFLRELISNASDALDKLEFLKLTDEKYKELDLPSKIVIVFDKDKKTLTVSDTGIGMNDEEMVENLGTIARSGTKSFIESLTGDAKKDSHLIGQFGVGFYSSFMVAEKVEVVSRKPLEEKAWKWVSEGNGEYEIEEAQKEDYGTDITLHLRDDAEEFASEWRIKSIVEKYSNHIPFPIYLVNEKGEEEQINKASALWRLPKSELKEEDYKEFYKQISHDSEDPLLWVHTRAEGTLEYYTLFYVPKKAPIDLFRVDYQPGVKLYVKRVFITDEDRELLPTYLRFVRGIIDAEDLPLNVSREMLQENVILAKIKKAGVKKILGELKKLLEKDREAYEGFFKEMGKALKEGIYSDFENKDALLDLMLFKSSEKEGYTTLKEYKARMKEGQEKIFYLMGEDENLLRHSPLLEKYREEGIEVLLFDDEVDAIVMPTVTEYDGTPLENIANVEEEGEVGEETKEKFASIVAAMKAELGENVKDIRLTKRLKESPAVVVFDKNDPDIAMQQILRQMGQEVPTPKPILEINPDNEIFQKLLEKNDETVTRDIAHVVLDEAKMAAGLEVDDIADFNARLNRLIAKAI, translated from the coding sequence ATGTCGAAACATGAATTTCAGACCGAAGTGAACCAGCTGCTCCATTTGATGATCCATTCCCTCTACTCCAACAAAGAGATTTTTCTAAGGGAACTCATCTCAAATGCCAGCGACGCTCTGGACAAACTCGAATTTCTCAAACTGACGGATGAAAAGTACAAGGAACTCGACCTGCCAAGCAAAATTGTTATCGTTTTCGACAAAGACAAAAAAACCCTGACTGTCAGCGATACGGGTATCGGCATGAACGACGAGGAGATGGTGGAAAACCTGGGAACCATCGCCAGAAGCGGTACGAAGAGTTTCATCGAGAGCCTCACCGGTGACGCCAAAAAAGACAGCCATCTGATCGGTCAGTTCGGCGTGGGCTTCTACAGCTCCTTCATGGTGGCCGAAAAGGTGGAGGTTGTCAGTCGCAAGCCCCTCGAGGAAAAGGCCTGGAAGTGGGTCAGCGAGGGGAATGGCGAGTACGAGATCGAAGAGGCCCAAAAAGAGGATTACGGCACCGACATCACTCTTCATCTGCGTGATGATGCCGAAGAGTTCGCCAGCGAATGGCGCATCAAGAGCATCGTCGAAAAATACAGCAACCACATCCCTTTCCCGATCTATCTGGTGAACGAGAAAGGCGAGGAGGAGCAGATCAACAAGGCTTCGGCACTCTGGCGTCTGCCAAAAAGCGAACTCAAAGAGGAAGACTACAAGGAGTTCTACAAGCAGATCAGTCACGACAGCGAAGATCCTCTCCTGTGGGTTCATACCCGTGCCGAGGGGACACTGGAGTACTATACGCTCTTCTATGTTCCGAAAAAAGCGCCGATTGATCTTTTCCGTGTCGATTACCAGCCGGGTGTGAAGCTCTATGTCAAACGGGTTTTCATTACCGATGAAGACAGAGAGCTGCTGCCCACGTATCTGCGCTTTGTGCGGGGTATCATCGACGCCGAGGATCTTCCGCTCAACGTCAGCCGCGAAATGCTGCAGGAGAATGTTATTCTTGCCAAGATCAAAAAAGCAGGCGTCAAGAAGATCCTGGGGGAGCTCAAAAAGCTGCTAGAAAAGGATCGGGAAGCTTACGAAGGGTTCTTCAAGGAGATGGGCAAAGCGCTCAAAGAGGGTATCTACAGCGATTTTGAAAACAAGGATGCGCTGCTTGACCTGATGCTGTTCAAATCGAGCGAAAAGGAGGGGTATACAACCCTCAAGGAGTACAAGGCACGCATGAAAGAGGGGCAGGAGAAAATCTTCTACCTTATGGGCGAAGACGAGAATCTGCTCCGCCACTCGCCACTGCTCGAGAAATACAGGGAAGAGGGCATCGAAGTGCTTCTGTTCGACGATGAGGTGGATGCCATCGTCATGCCCACCGTTACCGAATATGACGGCACGCCGCTTGAGAACATCGCCAACGTCGAAGAAGAGGGCGAAGTGGGCGAAGAGACGAAGGAGAAGTTCGCTTCGATCGTAGCCGCGATGAAAGCCGAACTTGGCGAGAATGTCAAAGATATCCGTCTGACCAAACGCCTCAAGGAATCGCCCGCCGTGGTCGTATTCGACAAGAACGATCCCGATATCGCGATGCAGCAGATTCTGCGTCAGATGGGACAGGAGGTCCCCACACCCAAACCGATTCTGGAGATCAACCCCGACAACGAAATCTTCCAAAAACTTCTCGAAAAGAACGACGAAACCGTCACGCGGGATATCGCCCACGTCGTGCTTGATGAAGCGAAGATGGCTGCCGGCCTCGAAGTCGACGACATCGCCGACTTCAACGCCCGTTTGAACCGCCTGATCGCAAAAGCGATCTAA